The Candidatus Cloacimonadota bacterium genome includes the window ATTCTAAAAGAAAGGAAAAACCATGAGCAACAAACAAGCTGACATAACCATATATGGAAACACTTTCCTCCGCATTCCGGTTAAAACTCGCATCTTGACTGCTGAAGACGATATGCTGGATATTATCCGTGAATATGCGTTAGCAAAAATGCAAATCGGCGATATTCTGACCATTAGCGAAAGTCCTTTGGCAATTACACAGGGCAGAGCGATCCCTGTAGCCGACTTAAGAATTGGCATTCTCGCCCAGATACTAAGCAGATTTGTAGCCAAAGTGCCCTATGGTATTGGTTTACGCTCTCCTTCAAGTATGCAATGCGCCATCGATGAAACAGGTGTTTGTAGAATTCTTTTCGCCGCTGGAATTGGTGCCTTGGGAAAACTTCTAGGACGAAAAGGAGATTTTTACCGCATTGCCGGAATGCAAGCGGCATTAGTTGATGCTGCTAGCACATCGCCGGTGCCGCCATATAATGAAACCGTGATAAAAGGTCCCAAAGATCCTCAGCAAGTTGCCGAACACCTTGCTCAAGCAATTGGATATCCTGTGGCAATTATGGATATCAACGATATTGGTGGGAGTTGGATGATAGGAGGTGGAGGTGGAGTTAGTAAGCACTTCATCGAATCCGTAATGAAAGACAATCCCCAAGGACAAGCTGATGAGCTAACTCCGCTGTGCATCGTAAGACGTAAGGGATAGAAAGATGATCTTAAAAGGGATCTACGTGTTTTTGTGTGGACTCTTTTTCCTGTATGTACAAATCCTGCTTATGCCTGCATTGGCTATTGCGCAAGTAATCCCTCTCATTCTGCTGCCTTGGCTAATTTACACAGTGTGGCATCAAGATTGGCAAATCTCTTTGCCTATTGTATTTTTAATAGGTGTGATGTACGACATCTTGTATCCTCCACTGTTTGGAATACATTCGCTCATCTTTGTGCTTTTGGCGGTTCTCACCGATGTATTGAGAATTCCCTTCGAAACGGATAGCATGGTTGCCAAACTAATTGCTATTGGCTCAGCAAATCTTGTGTTTAGTTTGCTTTACCTATTTGCCATGGGGCTTTCACATGGTTTTAGCGCCAAGGTATACCGTCTTAGTTTAGGCGGTTTTTTATACAATCTCATATTTAGCTTGCTGATCTTTGCCTTAATGCAGTTGATAAGCAAATTGCGTATCGTAATTATACATGACTAAAGAAATCAAAGTCTATTCCATTGTTTCTGCAGTGCTGTTCACTCTGCTTGCTGCATCCCTATTTCGTTTGCAGGTTATAAAGGGGGAACATTACAAGCGAGTAGCAGAAAGCAACTTTGTCCGCATTCGACGCATCATAGCCACTCGGGGAGAAATATACGATCATAAATACCGTCCCATTGTACAAAATATCCCTGCACACAATCTCTTTCTTACTAGCGGAAAAATCCGAAACATTAAAACATTGGCACAGTTTTTGAACACCCATTTTCAAATTGAAGAAGATGAATTGCTACAGATGGTACAGCAACAACGCTTTAAAACATACGAAGAGATTCTTCTTGCAGATAATATTCCTTATGAAAAGGTTCTGAGTGTAAGTGAGGATTTGAATTACTATCCCGAATTGGTGTTTCGCATCGGATCTACTAGAAACTATATGTTTCCCAATCATTTCACGGGCTATGTAGGGCGCATAAATCAAGAGGAGTATGAACGGTTCCAAGAAGAAGATTATTCCATTAACAGCTACATTGGCAAAACAGGATTGGAGCGTTATTACGAAGTATTGTTGAGGGGTAAAGACGGCAGAGAAATAGTACAGGTCGATGCTCAAGGTCACTCTTTGGGTTTGTTTAAAGAAGAGGGATTCATCGAACCGCTTAATGGGCTATCATTGGTTTTAACCATAGACAGTGATCTGCAGAATTTTGCCTATAGGGCTTTCCCTGAGCATCTAAAAGGCGCCATCGTCGTTAGTGATGTGCGTAGTGGTGGTATTTTAGCATATGTAAGCAAGCCAGGTTACGATCCTAATCTCTTTATGCAACGGATCAGTCCGGAGATTTGGGCAGATCTCAATAACATAAACAAACCCATGCTGGATCGAGTGATTCATGCAACATACCCGCCTGGATCTGTTTTCAAGCCAATTACTGGCGGGTTTGGTCTAAACAAAGGCATAGTAGATAGAAATACCAAACTCAGTTTCTGTGATGGTGGATTTCAAGTAGGAAACCGTTATTTCCGCTGTTGGCAGCCCTCGGGTCATGGAAGAACCAATATTGTTGAAGCTCTGATGCATTCATGCGATGTGTATTTCTATGATCTCTCACTTAAACTGCCTTTGGATGAATTTAGAAGGTTTGCCTTAGAAAATCATCTCTGTACAGCAACGGGAATTGACCTGCCTAACGAAAGAAACGGATTCTTTCCAGATACTGCTTGGTATCGTAAAACCTATGGACAAAACATTGGAATTCAAGGGCACAAGGTTAATCTTTCTATCGGACAGGGAGAAATCCTCACTTCTCCCATCCAGATGTGTGCTTTCTATTCCGCTATTGCCAATAATGGCTTATGGATTCAACCTCACCTACTCAAACAAACAGTTGGCAGAGGAAGACTAACGATAGAGCAAGTTCAACCAATCCATAAGAATCGCCTTCCCTTAAACTCTGAACATCTAAAATATCTACAAGAAGGACTGTGGGCGGTATGCAATGCTCCAAATGGTACTGCTCGTAGCGTTCGGGTTCCCGGAGCTACTACATACGGTAAAACGGGTTCAGCAGAAAACTCAATGGGTAAGACAACCCATGCCTGGTTCTGTGGTTATATTGTAACCGACAAACCCGAAATTG containing:
- the mrdA gene encoding penicillin-binding protein 2, encoding MTKEIKVYSIVSAVLFTLLAASLFRLQVIKGEHYKRVAESNFVRIRRIIATRGEIYDHKYRPIVQNIPAHNLFLTSGKIRNIKTLAQFLNTHFQIEEDELLQMVQQQRFKTYEEILLADNIPYEKVLSVSEDLNYYPELVFRIGSTRNYMFPNHFTGYVGRINQEEYERFQEEDYSINSYIGKTGLERYYEVLLRGKDGREIVQVDAQGHSLGLFKEEGFIEPLNGLSLVLTIDSDLQNFAYRAFPEHLKGAIVVSDVRSGGILAYVSKPGYDPNLFMQRISPEIWADLNNINKPMLDRVIHATYPPGSVFKPITGGFGLNKGIVDRNTKLSFCDGGFQVGNRYFRCWQPSGHGRTNIVEALMHSCDVYFYDLSLKLPLDEFRRFALENHLCTATGIDLPNERNGFFPDTAWYRKTYGQNIGIQGHKVNLSIGQGEILTSPIQMCAFYSAIANNGLWIQPHLLKQTVGRGRLTIEQVQPIHKNRLPLNSEHLKYLQEGLWAVCNAPNGTARSVRVPGATTYGKTGSAENSMGKTTHAWFCGYIVTDKPEIAVTVFMENAGGGGAMAAPVARQIFDFYMGNIEDIKRPVKLPTQFLNAEELELSGDEEQPQPDTNLQTPDAESIPEEQPQP
- the mreD gene encoding rod shape-determining protein MreD gives rise to the protein MILKGIYVFLCGLFFLYVQILLMPALAIAQVIPLILLPWLIYTVWHQDWQISLPIVFLIGVMYDILYPPLFGIHSLIFVLLAVLTDVLRIPFETDSMVAKLIAIGSANLVFSLLYLFAMGLSHGFSAKVYRLSLGGFLYNLIFSLLIFALMQLISKLRIVIIHD